Proteins found in one Vallitalea guaymasensis genomic segment:
- a CDS encoding radical SAM/SPASM domain-containing protein, with translation MIINPYKNGVGKIKSYLEKKCPKALEKHILPRSVFVFDRLFTHKSKKLARKYLSMKEFPVFQTIEVETINRCNGSCAFCPVNKNNDPRPFKIMDESLLTSILTQLQEINYSGSFGLYSNNEPLLDKRLIDLLKRSREALPNAELFLFTNGSLLTIEKFIEIRKYLDKLIIDNYNDQLEANEKVKIIDDYNEKNPSDCKIFIYLRKENEVLTNRGGQANNRTSNKFKLKSSCMYPFEQVVVRPDGKLSLCCNDATGKITMGDLTKERLIDIWRGEKYQNLRKMMLKDRSLHQMCKNCDVVTPKFASGSTFHIKNIFKMLANKNTAPKNKRLHT, from the coding sequence ATGATAATAAATCCATATAAAAATGGTGTCGGTAAGATTAAATCTTACTTAGAAAAAAAATGTCCTAAGGCTTTGGAGAAACATATACTACCAAGAAGTGTATTTGTTTTTGATCGCCTCTTTACCCATAAAAGTAAAAAATTAGCAAGAAAATATCTTTCTATGAAGGAATTTCCTGTCTTTCAAACTATTGAGGTTGAAACAATCAATAGATGTAATGGCAGCTGTGCTTTTTGCCCTGTCAATAAGAACAATGACCCTAGACCATTTAAAATAATGGATGAATCACTTTTAACTTCTATTCTTACACAGTTACAGGAAATCAATTATTCTGGTAGTTTTGGATTATATTCTAATAACGAACCATTATTAGATAAACGGTTGATTGATTTATTAAAACGCTCAAGAGAAGCTTTACCTAATGCAGAGCTATTTCTATTCACTAATGGTTCATTACTGACTATCGAAAAATTTATAGAGATCAGGAAATATCTAGATAAATTGATAATAGATAATTACAATGACCAATTAGAAGCCAATGAGAAAGTTAAAATAATTGATGACTACAATGAGAAGAACCCATCTGACTGTAAAATCTTCATCTATCTTAGAAAAGAAAATGAAGTATTGACCAATAGAGGTGGACAAGCAAATAATCGTACAAGTAATAAGTTCAAGCTGAAATCATCCTGTATGTATCCTTTTGAACAAGTAGTTGTACGCCCTGATGGCAAATTAAGTCTATGTTGTAATGATGCAACTGGTAAAATTACTATGGGAGATCTAACAAAAGAAAGACTTATAGATATTTGGAGAGGTGAAAAATATCAAAACCTCAGAAAAATGATGTTAAAGGATAGAAGTCTTCATCAAATGTGTAAAAATTGTGATGTAGTAACACCAAAATTTGCTTCTGGCTCAACTTTCCATATAAAAAATATCTTTAAGATGCTGGCAAACAAAAATACCGCCCCTAAAAATAAACGCTTACACACATAA
- a CDS encoding L,D-transpeptidase family protein, which yields MKYTIKSGDTLAKISYQYKTPLKSIIYANNITNPDTLNVGDIIIIPDEKDNPFSIEIVLKNRILKLLSNDKVIKHYPVAIGKPSTPTPKGSWTIIKKGLWGDQFGGYFMQLSVPWGIYGIHGTNKPWSVGTRASNGCIRMYSNQAAELYSIIPLNTPVLIY from the coding sequence ATGAAATATACTATTAAATCAGGTGATACATTAGCAAAGATAAGTTATCAATATAAAACTCCTTTAAAAAGTATTATTTATGCTAATAACATAACTAATCCCGATACTCTAAACGTTGGAGATATCATAATTATTCCAGATGAAAAGGATAATCCATTTTCCATTGAGATTGTATTAAAAAATAGAATACTAAAATTATTAAGTAATGATAAAGTTATCAAACACTATCCAGTAGCAATTGGTAAACCATCTACCCCAACTCCAAAAGGTTCTTGGACAATAATAAAAAAGGGATTATGGGGCGACCAATTCGGCGGCTATTTCATGCAACTAAGTGTTCCTTGGGGTATTTATGGAATTCATGGAACTAATAAACCCTGGTCTGTTGGTACAAGAGCTAGTAATGGTTGTATACGTATGTACTCTAATCAGGCAGCAGAACTTTATTCAATTATTCCTCTAAATACCCCTGTTTTAATATATTAA
- a CDS encoding MarR family winged helix-turn-helix transcriptional regulator translates to MENTYETLNDLLVNLFNEIMTIEEKALITDEFSNISITDMHIIEAIGLGNGRNMSSVAKDLEITVGTLTIAINNLVKKGYVNRNRSTKDRRVVLISLSDLGLKVYNHHALFHKNMIEDIIALLDEKEMEVFLKGVGGINDYFQRMKSKKVKYKKTKKNSK, encoded by the coding sequence ATGGAAAATACTTATGAAACTTTAAATGATTTGCTAGTGAATTTGTTTAATGAAATTATGACAATTGAAGAGAAAGCACTTATAACTGATGAGTTTAGTAATATTTCCATTACAGATATGCATATTATTGAAGCCATAGGACTTGGAAATGGTAGAAATATGTCATCTGTTGCCAAAGATTTAGAAATTACTGTAGGGACATTAACCATCGCAATCAATAATCTTGTAAAAAAAGGTTATGTCAATAGAAACAGAAGTACAAAGGACAGAAGAGTCGTTCTTATCTCATTATCCGATTTGGGATTGAAAGTATATAATCACCATGCATTGTTCCACAAAAATATGATAGAAGATATTATAGCACTACTTGATGAAAAGGAAATGGAAGTTTTCTTAAAGGGTGTAGGTGGGATAAATGATTATTTCCAGAGAATGAAGTCCAAGAAAGTTAAATATAAAAAAACTAAAAAGAATAGTAAATAA
- a CDS encoding spore maturation protein, whose amino-acid sequence MKFVLMISDFMIPLVFVLIIGYGLLNNVKVYDTFIIGAKEGFKIVLQIMPTLIGLMVAVGILRASGFLDVLTSVLTPITSKVHFPSELVPIALMRTVSSSATTGLILDLFKTYGPDSLIGRMTSVMMGCTETVFYTLSIYFMTVKIKKTRYTLTGALLVSLAGIIASVIITYSVFGS is encoded by the coding sequence ATGAAATTTGTCCTTATGATCTCGGATTTTATGATTCCACTTGTATTTGTTCTTATTATAGGTTATGGGTTATTGAATAATGTCAAAGTATATGATACGTTTATAATTGGAGCCAAGGAAGGTTTTAAGATTGTTCTGCAAATTATGCCTACATTGATTGGACTTATGGTGGCTGTAGGTATACTTAGAGCATCAGGGTTTCTGGATGTGCTTACCAGTGTTTTGACTCCAATAACAAGTAAGGTACATTTTCCTTCTGAATTGGTACCAATAGCATTGATGCGAACAGTATCATCTTCAGCTACTACAGGTTTAATTCTTGACCTATTCAAGACATATGGTCCTGATTCTCTTATTGGTAGAATGACATCTGTTATGATGGGTTGTACAGAAACTGTTTTTTATACTTTATCAATATATTTTATGACAGTTAAAATCAAGAAGACTAGATATACATTGACAGGGGCTTTACTGGTTAGTCTAGCTGGTATAATTGCATCAGTAATAATAACTTATAGTGTTTTTGGTAGTTAA
- a CDS encoding nucleoside recognition domain-containing protein: protein MLNYLWAFMILIGVIFGAFNGKMGEVTEAAIESSKEAVSLCIMLVGVVAMWTGLMKIAEKAGLIKGLTKKMRPILRFLFPKVPDNHPAQRYIATNIIANMLGLGWGATPPGLKAMEELQKLNKDKSTASTAMCTFLIINISSVQLISVNILAYRAQYGSENPAEIIGPSILATIVSTLVGVIFAKIMMKVSRK from the coding sequence ATGCTTAATTATTTATGGGCATTTATGATATTGATAGGAGTAATATTCGGTGCATTCAATGGGAAAATGGGTGAAGTAACAGAAGCAGCTATAGAATCATCAAAAGAAGCTGTTAGCTTATGTATTATGTTGGTTGGAGTAGTAGCTATGTGGACTGGACTTATGAAAATTGCCGAAAAGGCGGGACTAATAAAAGGCTTAACAAAAAAGATGAGACCTATACTCAGATTTCTATTTCCAAAGGTACCTGATAATCATCCAGCACAGAGATATATAGCTACTAATATTATAGCTAATATGCTTGGACTAGGTTGGGGAGCTACACCTCCAGGCTTGAAAGCGATGGAAGAATTGCAGAAGTTAAATAAGGATAAGAGTACAGCTAGTACAGCAATGTGTACATTTTTAATTATAAATATATCTTCTGTTCAATTGATATCAGTTAACATATTGGCTTATCGTGCCCAATATGGTTCAGAGAATCCAGCAGAAATCATTGGACCTTCCATATTAGCAACCATTGTATCTACATTGGTAGGAGTTATATTTGCAAAAATAATGATGAAGGTGAGTAGAAAATGA
- a CDS encoding RNA polymerase sigma factor: protein MNTDEILIKKIISGDEEALNLLVKKYYELVYGFVYRKIGNYHMSYDITQEIFIKMIKSIKKYKHKNNFINWLLKIAVNHCNDFYRSNKNKEHVPIDNFYSLESDSNPHKEWLQKIDGEVIRKLVLTLPDYQRDVIILRFYNQLKFKEIADITKCSESTAKSRYRQGLARLKLLIKEDKHFE from the coding sequence ATGAATACTGATGAAATACTGATAAAAAAAATTATATCTGGTGATGAAGAAGCATTGAATCTACTAGTAAAAAAATATTATGAACTAGTTTATGGATTCGTATACAGAAAAATAGGCAATTACCATATGTCTTATGATATCACTCAGGAAATTTTTATAAAAATGATTAAATCCATAAAAAAATACAAACACAAAAATAATTTTATCAATTGGTTATTAAAAATAGCTGTTAATCATTGCAATGATTTCTATAGAAGCAATAAGAATAAGGAGCATGTACCTATAGATAATTTCTACAGCTTAGAATCGGATAGTAATCCCCACAAGGAATGGCTTCAAAAAATAGATGGTGAAGTCATAAGAAAACTCGTATTAACCTTACCTGACTACCAAAGAGATGTAATTATACTCCGCTTTTACAACCAATTGAAATTCAAGGAAATAGCAGATATTACTAAATGCAGTGAATCAACTGCTAAATCAAGATATCGGCAGGGACTTGCCAGATTAAAATTATTAATAAAGGAGGATAAACATTTTGAATGA
- a CDS encoding ATP-binding cassette domain-containing protein — MELKIEGITKDYKNNTALDNFHCQLRSGIYGLVGPNGAGKTTLLRILATIIKPTKGRILIDGQDITLNEEDYRSIIGYLPQKLGFYRDYTVTRFLTYISNLKGVDKNLSRDKINNLLRLLNLSEYKDKKIKTLSEGIKQRIGIAQALLNNPRILIFDEPTLNLDPKERINFKNLISRLSSDKIIIISTHIISDIECLSKEIILIKKGEKIIQDTPIEILKPIENKVWEATIDEKSLLELQNNYLVTDIKNNGTDIRIRIISDTKPDVDFYLTNPVLDDLYMYYFGKEND; from the coding sequence TTGGAGCTTAAAATCGAAGGTATAACTAAAGATTATAAAAACAATACAGCATTAGATAATTTCCATTGTCAGCTTAGGTCAGGTATATATGGATTAGTCGGTCCTAATGGTGCTGGAAAAACTACACTGCTAAGAATTCTAGCAACAATAATAAAACCTACTAAGGGACGAATACTGATTGATGGTCAGGACATCACACTCAACGAAGAAGATTATAGATCTATAATAGGATACCTTCCTCAAAAATTGGGTTTTTACAGAGATTATACCGTCACTAGATTTCTCACCTATATAAGTAATTTAAAAGGTGTTGATAAAAATCTATCAAGGGATAAAATCAATAATCTTCTAAGACTCTTGAACCTTAGTGAATACAAAGACAAAAAAATTAAAACTTTATCAGAAGGAATAAAACAGAGAATAGGTATTGCGCAAGCTTTACTGAACAACCCTAGAATACTTATATTTGATGAACCAACTTTGAATCTTGACCCAAAAGAAAGAATTAATTTCAAAAATCTAATATCCAGGCTCTCATCAGATAAGATAATTATTATATCAACACATATAATTTCTGATATTGAATGTTTATCAAAAGAAATAATATTAATAAAAAAAGGTGAAAAGATAATACAAGATACACCTATAGAAATACTAAAACCTATTGAAAATAAAGTATGGGAAGCAACCATTGATGAAAAATCTTTACTAGAGTTACAAAATAATTATCTAGTGACTGATATTAAGAATAATGGTACTGATATTAGGATACGGATTATATCAGACACAAAACCTGATGTAGACTTTTATTTAACAAATCCAGTACTAGATGATTTATATATGTATTATTTTGGAAAGGAGAATGATTAA